A window of Castanea sativa cultivar Marrone di Chiusa Pesio chromosome 8, ASM4071231v1 genomic DNA:
atttagcataaaagcctAAAACAGCTCCTACATCCGGACTTGTAAAAAGCTtgtattgcaaaaaaatttgcaagtcCGCTATAATGCGATTCTATATTTAGAATCGCACTATAGCTgaattgtaaaacaaaaaatattatctaaattaaatcattttcaaatattatcccttaatttaagaaaatatatcataaaaaataatataaaattaatttactaatgagttgttcttaaattaatttatgtggggtgttttttttttagaaataaaacttgGGTTGTTGTttgggatttaagtttagaattttttacaatttacttttggttttaatataatttaaatttattgaaatttgaatgatAAATTTTCACCTAAATTAAATAGttgttaataattaatattaccCCTTAATTTAAGGAAATATATTCTagcaaataatataaaattaatttactaattagtgagAGTAGCCACTTGGTGCAACCACAGCTTTTAAgttcaacttttattatatagtaagTATAGTATGATTAGTTGTTCTTAAAATGttaataatagacttttagttggagtaaaagtcaaaatgtgatttttttttttcctttttgaggaagaaaacaCGGGATGTTGTCTAGGatttaagtttataattttttataatagacttttagtttgaatagaatttaaatttcttgaaatattcaagtttagaaatttttgataatagatttttaatttgaatagaatttaaatttgttgaaatttaaatgataaagttttatctaaattaatttttttttaatattatcccttaatttgaggaaatatatcataaaaataatataatattaacttactaattagttgttcttaaaatattattaatagacTTTTAATCGGAATAGAAGTAAAAACgtgatttttttaagaaataaaacgtGAGTTGTTGtttgaaatttaagtttattattttttataataaacttttagtttgaatagaacttATAAATCgattgaaatttaaataataaattttaattagtgaGAGTAGCCATTTGGCGCAATTACAACTTTTAAgtcaaacttttattttatacacacacatagggctgtccacgggtcgggccGGATCGGTTTTGGCCTCAACCCGGACCCGACCTACTCAGGTCGGGTGGAACAAAAATAGACCCGCAACCGACCGCCGACCGCCGACCACCACGGGTCGAGTCAGCCAGGCTCAGGGGAGCAAATGGTTGGGTCAGGCGAGTTCGATGATGAGCGACGACGAGTGGAGGAGAAGATCTATCTTCGTTGATCTGAGTTGAAGGCCAACCGGATCTAACGGATTATCGCTAGATCTGAGTAGATCGGAGCCCAATCTAACCAAGAATAACTGGATTTGTGTTAATCTAAGTCATATATAACCCAATACTGCTGGATTTAAGCAAATCTGAGCGAAGGAGGAGCTGAGGAACACCGAATCTGAGCGAAAGAAGACCAAGGATGGCCGGATTGGAGCTAAGGAACATCGGATCTGAGTGAAGGAAGTCCAAGGATGGCCAGATCGGAGCCAAGGAACACCAAAATGTCACCGGATCTCGAAGGATTTGGTCCAAAATTCATAATAATTTGCCGGAGAGGATGATTGTTTCAGTTCGGGTTGGGTGTCACGAGTTTTGAAATGTAAAACCGGCAACCGACTCGTATGGGGTTGGGTTAAAGAGTTCGGACCCGCATCCGACTGCCGGAGACATCGGATCGGGTGGCGGCGGGTCAGGCTCGAGCTAGTTGGGCAGGTGGCTGGGTGGGTTGGACAATCCTACACacacatgaaaattttgataatagactATTACTTTGAGTAGAATTTAAACTTCTGAAACTTAGATTATAAcgttttatctaaattaaattattgttaaattttatcccttaatcaagagtcttgtagcttaatatcctaataaaatattaatttaataagaggcaacttgaggaaaaaaaaaacaaaaacatgatattaatttaataagatgcaacatgaagaaaaaaaaaacaaaaacaaaaatgtgagTTTAGTGGGtataagtttagaaaattttgatgatatacttttagttttatttaaattaaaaagttgttaaatgttatcccctgatttaaggaaatatatcataaaaagaatatgaaattaatttactaattaaaattatttttaaaatgttaataatagacttttagttacagtagaagttaaaattttttttttttgagaaagaaaatgtgggctgttgtaattttttataatagaatttttgtttgaatataattttaatttgtttgaagtttaaatgtataaaattaatttactatttagttactcttaaaatattgataatagacttttagttggaGATTAAGTCAAaatgtgttttcttttctttttttagggaaaaaaaacccacctaaattaatttttgagatGACTGAAGagtgatgaaaaataaaaaagcaaacaaCCCCTAAATATTTAAGTTtcaacatatttatttatttatttccatcCAAAACGATGTGGATTTAATgtattaaaactaaaataatgcGACATGCAcgaactattttataatatttttacaaaatgttgatgtgaccagctcttattagtttttatttagtCCCACcgttaaaattatttttttatttatcaataattattcaccatatcagcagtttgtaaaatattttgtaaaatagtttgtatctcgaTTCTCTAGCATTATTagtaaaattatttctttttatgcttATGTGTTGAAATAATCACACAAACGTCATTGAGTATATTTCGTTAATTTGACATTACTCCTAACTTATGAAGTTTAAATTATGATATGTCCAACAAAATACTATTGCATAACTTACTTAAAAGGTGGAATAAGTCTCGTGAAAACTTAAAACTCAATTAAAGTAAAGGAAATGTGTTTATTAAGTCCTCAAAAATGTGAGGTAATACATCACGTAAGGAACCGcgttaatatttaaatattctaaaaatggAGTTATATGTTCATGTATCTCCTGATCTGTTTTTAGTCAAGGCATTAACCAAGAAGGCAAGAACAAATTATAATATGCTTGAAATTTGATAAGATTAAAGAGATTCCATAGTTGACTTGAATGTGTAGTTGATTGAAGTCTAGGTTTTTATAGAAGATGCCTGTCTTCTCTACTACcccaccatttatttttttcatttatgaatTCAAAACTTTTAAAGCATTCATTTCACATTAACATCATTGATCTTTACCAGAAGGTCCTACCTCGTTTTGTAGCCAACCAAACCCACAATCAAACAAGCCTCTAGTCACTCTCATATTTTGGGTACTAGTTACTGCCCAAAGTTATTCTCACAAGGGAAAATAGAGCTAAATTGCCAACTACTACACTGTTCAAGTTTagaagtatttgaattttatactttaaaatttcaccTACCTTCTCAAGTTTATTATGTTTGTATTAGCAGTCATTCCATTTATATTTTTCGATAAATGCCACAAAAACTTGCCATGCTAAtttaatttatctaaaaaaatgatgccacatcatttttgtagttaaaaaaaaaaagaaattaacaatGACATGACATGGCATAAAAATGATGTAGCAGCATTTTATTGGATGAACTAAACACGTATGACAAATTTATATAGTACTAAATTGAAAATATGGATGGAGTCGCTGACGCAAATGGAGTAGAATTTTaaggggtaaaatctaaattctaaaattttttagagaataaaatttaaacacccACAAACTTTAAGGATGTAGTTTACAATTTAgcggaaaaaaaatatagaagaaaaTGCACCATTGATCAATAATTTTCTCTTCATGATAACAAATATCACTGTCACAAAAGAGATTGGCATCAGTAATAACTTGTAGATATAATcaagataactttttttttttttgaaaaaaatcaagataactttttaatttcaaatgtCTTTATTTTGTGAGAGTAACAATCTTTCAAGATTGGGATTGATCACTGGCCTTGTAagtgtggggactaaaaggagctaagtaagtatttgggtttcgggctttgttgatgggcgctagtttgttttagactaaaaaccTCCTAGAATTGTAGGttggcccatgagtcgagagtccgaggattcgtccaaggacgaatatctcctcagacagacccacgatgaccctgggatttgccaaaaagatcaaggcagagttctggaaaaaccgttgcttaagagggggatttaagcaccctccaaacgcaacggtgtgagagaaatatcttaaaAAAGGCTGCTAtctccacattaaaaaccctgcacctatctccttggccgcattaatgggggagtgattcctgaatagtagaagtcagcattcttgctatcatttaaagacttccagagggtggtagATGGGACAAGTGTCTAATAGGGtaatttgtgttacacgtggataaagagggaagaagaagaagtatttaaggagaaaagagagtaaagaaagggGGGACAAATTTTAAGAACTGTGAcctttgagagaaaaaagagaaataatatataagttgtcatcggcttacgttcgATGAGGTTTATTTTGCCTTGTTTGtctattatttgcaaatactgtaatattttagcctgttcatcaagtttcaaatATCACTAAATTAGATtgcaagcccacactctacaaatttcattgtttaaggctcattgggcctgagtccacgtgtgtttttgggttcagacgtaattgtgcacttacagtaagAATAATTGTTGTGTTGAATTGTCACCTTGTCATTCCGATAATTAAATACTTCACCTTGGttttttctaaaagaaataatagaaaGAGAAGGGCGGTACGTTTCATTCTTTTAAGCCATTAAAAATAGTAGTATTAATTTAATTGTCTCATCTCATCCTGTTGTCATTTCTGTGGCCTGTTACGGTGTTACCAAATGTCATTACAACACACTACAATATGTGTTGTACAAAAGATAGCATAATTTATGACAATTTTGATGTAGCTATGCGTGGATTTAATAAATGTTACACAAAAGAATGAGACAATTTAAATCCAACCCCAATTATAATactctatataaaaaataaaaaaaaaatcactactaaaagtaaaaacagatttatgaattttctttttttggcctAAACATCAAAATTTAACAGGCAAGCAATTATTTTACTATGACTTTTCTGAGATTACTGCTCAACCGCTCACCAGGCAAATCAATTCGAAAGCTCATGCCATCTACCCATACAACAGGCAATCAATTATTCAATACTTGAAGAAACATGGCCAGTTATATGATTTCACGTTTTCCAGTCATGTCAGCCATAATCATAATCGAAAACCAAGTCCAAAAcgcatacattttttttctctacaatATTAAAATGCATttgaaaaaacacacacaccGGAACTTGATGTTAAGGTAAAGAAGGTCCACgctcaaaatcaaacacactcTTCCCAAAGTCCCACCTACACCACACATGACTCCCCCTGAGAAACACCcccatcatcaccaccaccccAGCCCCCACCTTCCCTTTTGATAGCTACGTTTCTGGATGTTAAATTGTTACTTACCCAAATAAGAGTGGTGGGTTTCTGGGTTCTGATCcttctctattatttttttagatttatatatagcacacctttttttttttttccttattatattattgttattgttgcttacttttttgtttttattcttttttttttttttttttttttggggttttggagTAGCTTATATAAGATAGTTGCTGCTGCACTTAAATGCATAAATGCATCAGcatcaaacccagaaattaGCTCAACCCACCATTCCAATCAAACTTTCTCCTCAATAGTCCTTTTCTTTGAGAGATTTTGgaatctctatctctctctctctctctctctctctctctctcttgcccTTTAATTCCTACACACACCCCACTCCCCCACTTCTACTCTACCCAATCTTGACCTCAAGTcagtctttctttcttttcagctCTCTCAATCACTCACTGAAAAAGCTTATAAATTTCCTACACACTTCTCAAACCAAATCCTCCACATTGTAAGTccaaaacacaacaacaacaacaactacaacaataacaacaaaactCCCACTACCACTTTCAAGAAACTAGCTACTCATCAATCtctcacaacaaaaaaaaaaagtttcagcTTTCCTTCCACCATTTCATGCCAAGATTCAATCTTTCAACACCCCATCTCTCCCAATGTCCAAGAACACTCCTAAAACTGAAGAAGACAATGGATCTGACCCTGACCCAACAAAGATCAAACCGTACACGTGGCCGCCATCTTTAGCAAAACCCATGAAACAGCTATACCCACAAAAACGCTCCGTCCGCCCTCTATTCAGCATTCTCCTCCTCATAGTCTTCGCCGCCACCGTCAGCTTCCGCGCCGTCCTCCGCCGCGCCGACGTCAACCTCAGCCTCGGCCTCGGCGGCGCGTGGTCCCCGCAGAAGAAAACCCACGCGGCGTTCAGCTTCAACTCCTCGCTCCTCAAATACGCGTCCGTCGACATCTCCGAGCCACGCGCCAAGCAAGAGATAGAGCAATTGCTAGAGGGCAACTTCGCCAGCCAAGGCCGGTACCGCACCTTCGCCGCGTGGCGGAGATTCAACACCCACAACCAAGACCTCAGAGCAAGATCCTCTAGCGGTGCATCGGTGTTGCTTCGTTCGCCGGGGTTTTATCGGTATTGGTTGCAGTTCCGAACTGCGTTGCACGATTGGGCTCGAAAGAAAACCTCGTTCGACCCCGAAATCATGTCGGATTTGACAAGGTTAGTTAAACTGCCATTAACTAACAATAGCGAACGCTACTCTTCTTGTGCGGTGGTGGGCAATAGTGGGATTTTGCTGAAGAGTGAGTATGGGGAGCTGATTGATAGCCACGAATTCGTTGTGAGGTTGAACAACGCTAGAACGACTGGGTTCGAGCGCAATGTGGGGTCTAAGACTAGTATTTCGTTTGTAAATAGTaacattttgcatttttgtgctAGGAGAGAAGGGTGTTTTTGCCACCCATATGGGGTAGATGTCCCAATAGTTATGTACATTTGTCAGCCTGTGCATTTCATGGATTATACGGTGTGTAATTCGACGCACAAGGCGGCTTTGATTGTCACGGACCCGAGGTTTGATGTGTTGTGTGCGAGGATTGTGAAGTATTATTCGTTGAAGCGGTTCGTGGAGGAGACGGGGAAGTCATTGGATGAGTGGGCGGTGGCTCGGGATGGTGCTAATTTTCATTACTCTTCGGGTATGCAGGCTGTGATGTTGGCTTTGGGAGTTTGTGATAAAGTTagtgtttttgggtttgggaagTCAAGTTTGGCTAAGCATCATTATCATAGTAATCAGAAGGCAGAGCTTGGGTTGCATGAttatgaggccgagtatgattTTTATCAAGATGTCATTGAGAGGCCGTGGAAAATACCATTCATTTTGAGCAAGTTCAAGTTTCCTCCTATGGTAATATACcaatgacctttttttttcatttgggaTTCTTGAATTTGTTGTTGTTAGAATTGGTTGATTTGTTTCTCAGGTTCAAATTGTTGTATTTATGTTGTAAAAGTAATAGAGAAAGTTGGAGGAACACGAATGTTGAAAAATTTCTGTTTCATGTTCTGAGCCTGTACTATCAAAGGTAGTTTGGGGTGATATTGTAAGTGTAAAATTGGATTCTGGAAATATGATTCAGGATTTGGGTTCACAATTCTTCTTGCTCTTGTTGGGACTGAATTTGCTTATCTCTGATACTTCAATTTTTCACATGCTTTTACTTTTCTGAGACAGTTGCGTTGAACACATTGAGCATGGTCATATTGTGGTTAATGTTTTAATGGATAAATATATCACCTTCAACTTGTTTATCAAGGTTAGATTTTTTCACTTGTGCCCTGCTCAGGTTGTCATGGTATATCCAGATTCCTGTGGGTTTTCAGGAAGACGAATGAATGGAAGTTTTTCAGATTTCAAATCTGGGTACTCGTTTATTTATATAGGATTGAGTCATTTAATACTTTTACAACTGGTACTGAATTTTCAAGAATTCTAACAGGAATTTGGTCCAGTGGTATGAtactaaataaaatagaaaaaaggtaCTTGAATGCATAATTTGAAACTGATTTCAATCAATGGAGAATGAATAACTCTTCTGCATTATGTTTTTGACAGGCGTGTAAAATTGGAGTTATGTTAGTATGCAATGCATGTAAGACACAATTTGAGTTTACCTTGTAGTAAACTAGTAATAGATTGCctattgttttttaaattgattactCACAAAGACAGAGTTATGCATTATCAGATCCAGTGACTTGTAAAGTTTCCAGTTTACTTAAAAGCTGCATTTCAAACAATCTATTTGGTAGTATCCATGCAATAATGAATTAAGGATTGTCTGTATTCATATGGCTATGCATAATATATGAAAGGTTATTCTTTAGTTAAATTTAATGATCTCTTGGAACCTTGAGAAACTTATAT
This region includes:
- the LOC142608165 gene encoding beta-1,6-galactosyltransferase GALT29A; the encoded protein is MSKNTPKTEEDNGSDPDPTKIKPYTWPPSLAKPMKQLYPQKRSVRPLFSILLLIVFAATVSFRAVLRRADVNLSLGLGGAWSPQKKTHAAFSFNSSLLKYASVDISEPRAKQEIEQLLEGNFASQGRYRTFAAWRRFNTHNQDLRARSSSGASVLLRSPGFYRYWLQFRTALHDWARKKTSFDPEIMSDLTRLVKLPLTNNSERYSSCAVVGNSGILLKSEYGELIDSHEFVVRLNNARTTGFERNVGSKTSISFVNSNILHFCARREGCFCHPYGVDVPIVMYICQPVHFMDYTVCNSTHKAALIVTDPRFDVLCARIVKYYSLKRFVEETGKSLDEWAVARDGANFHYSSGMQAVMLALGVCDKVSVFGFGKSSLAKHHYHSNQKAELGLHDYEAEYDFYQDVIERPWKIPFILSKFKFPPMVIYQ